The nucleotide sequence GGCGGCCAGCAGATAGGCGCCTACTTCCAGCGGCGCTACCAAATCCTGCGCGCACTGCACCAGCAGGCAAGGAGTAGTCACCCGTTCCAGATCATGCCGGTTGTCGGAGGTGAAAGTTACGCGCGCAAACTGCTTGGCAATGAGCTGATCATTCTTGCAGAAGCGGTGCGAGAGTTCCATCACTAGGGAAGGCCGGTCGGGCGTGCCCATGACGAAATGCGCAAACGAATCGGCCCAGCCCACAAAGTCCGTTTCCATGTACGCCAGCATGGAGTCGATATCGGTTTGCTCGAAGCCGCCGTGGTAGTCGGGGTGGTTGGTGTAGCAGGGTGAGGGGCACAGCAGCAGCAGCTGCCGAAACAGCCCGGGCTCCTCAATGGCGGCCAGCATACAGATCATGGCCCCCACGGAATGACCAATCAGCGTAACCTGGGTAAGCTTCAGGTGCCGGCAGATGTCCAGCAGGTCTTGCGTGTAGCCGGCCAGCGACGCGTACTTATCTGGCTCATAGGCGGCAAAATCAGCGTCGCCGGCGCCCATCTGGTCGAATAGGACGACACGAAATTGCTTAGCCAGAGTAGGAGCCACGGAGCCCCAAATGCTCTGGTCGCAGCCGTAGCCATTTACGAGCAACAGCGTACGCGGCCCGTGGCCGAATACGCGGACGTTGTTGCGTTTGAGAATGTCCATAACAACCGTGTATAACTCTTGTGTTCTGACTGTTACGTGGATAAACATAGGAAGTAAATAAATCTCATATAGAAAACAGCATATAGTAAAATCGGGAATTCGTATCCCATATTGCGCCCCGCCAGTAGAGTGGAGGCTGGGGTGGCCGCTGATATTCTCGTAAGCTGGACAGTGCACCCGCTGAGCCAGGAAATTGCCCCAAACGCTAGGCAGATCATGCCACTGTCTGCTTGCTGCACGGCATAAAAACAGGCGGGTTTTTCAAATTGGGAGAGGTTTCCGGAGTAGACAAGCTGTCACCTACCTGCTGGCTGTGGAGGTCGGCCGACTAGCAGACGCGCAACGTCAGTGGCTTTCTGGAGACTTTGGGGTTCTGATTCTCCATTTTCCATCTCGTTTCTATGAAAGTACTTCCACTCATCACCCTGGTGGGTGTCAGCCTGGCGGCAGCCGCTCCGGCGCTGGCCCAGCAGGGCACCAAAGCCGACCCGGCCGTGCTGGCCAAAATCAAAGACGAGGGCTTGAACCGCTCGAAGGTGATGGAAACGGCCTTCTACCTCACCGACGTCTGCGGACCGCGCCTGGCCGGCTCCGAGGGCCTCAGCCGGGCTCATGCCTGGACCAAAAAGCAGCTCACCGACTGGGGCCTCACCAACGCCGAAGTAGAGCCCTGGGGCACCTTCGGCCGCGGCTGGGACATCGAGAAGTCGTACGTAGCCATGACGGCACCCTACTACCACACGCTCATCGGGGCGCCCAAAGCCTGGACGCCGGGCACCAACGGCGCCCTCAAAAAGCAGGTGGTGGTGGTGAAGGCCCGAAATGTAGCCGGCCTGGATGAATACAAAGGCCGGCTGAAAGACAAGATTGTGCTGCTGGAGGTGGCCAACCCGCCCCAGCCCAATTTCGAGCCAGATGCCCGCCGCCACACCGACGAGGCCTTGCAGAAAATGGCCGACTACAAGCCCGAAGGGCCTCTGACCGCAACCCCACAACAGCAGCAGGCCACCAAGCAACGACAGGAGTTGAGCGCCATGCGCGCCCGTATGGCCGATATGTTTGTCAGCGAGGGCGCCGCAGCCATCCTGAGCTCCCGCGGCGGCTCCGATGGCACGTTCTTCACCAGCAACGGCGCACCCTACGCCGCCGACGCCAAGCCCGTGCTGCCCGAGTTGGAAATGGCGCCCGAAGACCAACTCCGCCTGATTCGGTTGGCTGATGCCGGCATTCCGGTGGAAATTGAGCTGGAAACCCGCACCAAGTTCCAGACGCAGGATCTGAAAGGCTACAATGTGGTGGCCGAAATTCCGGGCACCGACAAAAAGCTGAAAAGCGAAGTGGTAATGCTCGGCGGCCACCTCGACTCCTGGCACGCCGCCACCGGCGCCACCGATAACGCCGCCGGCTGCGCCATCATGATGGAGGCCGTGCGCATTCTGAAAGCCAGCGGTGTGCAGCCGCGTCGCACCATCCGGATTGCGCTGTGGGGCGAGGAGGAGCAGGGTTTGTTCGGCTCGCGCAACTACGTAAAAAACCACTTTGCCGACCCCGCCACCATGAAGCTGCTGCCCGCCCACGAGAAGCTGGCTGCGTACTTCAACCTCGACAATGGCGCCGGCAAAATCCGCGGCGTCTACGCGCAGGGCAACGAAGGCGTGGTGCCCATCTTCCAAGACTGGCTCAAGCCCTTCGCCGACATGGGCGCTACCACCGTGACGCTACGCAACACCGGCGGTACCGACCACCTCTCGTTCGATGCCGTAGGGCTGCCCGGCTTCCAGTTCATCCAAGACCCGCTCGACTACGGCACCCGCACCCACCACACCAACATGGACACCTACGAGCGCCTGCCCGCCGACGACCTCAAGCAGGCCTCGGTACTGGTTGCCTCCTTCGTGTACCAAGCCGCCATGCGCGACCAGAAGCTGCCCCGCAAGCCCCTGCCCGCCGCCAAGCCCGAAAACAAAAGCTAATCTGCCAATAGCTCAGGCGACAAACGACAGCGCCCCACCGAAACTGGTTTGGTGGGGCGCTGTTGCGTTTTGGGGTCCGGGTTCGGTTAGCTGAGGGTTTCTTTGAAGAGCTTGAGTGTCCGGTCCCAGGCCAGCTTGGCTGCTTCGGCGTTGTAGCGGGCCGGCGACGAGTCGTTGTTGAACGCGTGGTTGACGCCCTCATACACGTACTGATCGAACTTGATGCCCGCGGCCGTGAGGGCCGCCGCGTAGGCGTCTTTGCCGGCATTCACCCGCTCATCTAGGCCGGCGTAGTGCAGCAACAGGCGCGCCTTGATGCTAGGCACATCCGACACGGGCGGCTGGGTGCCGTAGTAGGCCACAGCGGCGTTGAGGGCCGGGTCGGCAATAGCTAGCTTATTGGCCATGGCGCCGCCCCAGCAGAAGCCCATGCAGCCGGTGCGGCCGTTGCTTTCGGGGTGGCGGCGCAGGTAGGCCAGCCCGGTGAGGTAGTTCTGCAGGTTCTGCTTCGGGTCGAGCTTGCCGATGAGCGCGCGGCCCTCGTCCTCGTTGGCCGGCGTGCCCCCGAACCCCGACAGCGCATCCACGCCCAGCGCCAGGTAGCCGGCCGCCGCCACGCGGCGCGTTACGTCTTTGATGTGCGGCGTCAGGCCTCGGTTTTCGTGAATCACCACCACGGCGCCGCGCTTCTTCTTGGACTTGGGGTGCACCAGGTAGCCTTTCATGGTCACGCCGTCGGCGCCGGGCCAGGTTACGTCTTCCATCAGCAACTCATCGTTCTTCTGAGGTATGCTGGCGGCTTGCGCGTAGCCGGGCTCCAGCGCCGCCAGGGCCGCGGCGGCCAGGGCCGTGCCGCCGGTCAGCTTCAGCAGGCGCTCCATAAACTCCTTGCGGCTGAGCGGCGCGTGCGTGTACTCGTCGAACAGGTTGATAATGCGCTGGTCCATAGAATAGAGAAGTAAGGGGAAGACAAC is from Hymenobacter yonginensis and encodes:
- a CDS encoding alpha/beta fold hydrolase — encoded protein: MDILKRNNVRVFGHGPRTLLLVNGYGCDQSIWGSVAPTLAKQFRVVLFDQMGAGDADFAAYEPDKYASLAGYTQDLLDICRHLKLTQVTLIGHSVGAMICMLAAIEEPGLFRQLLLLCPSPCYTNHPDYHGGFEQTDIDSMLAYMETDFVGWADSFAHFVMGTPDRPSLVMELSHRFCKNDQLIAKQFARVTFTSDNRHDLERVTTPCLLVQCAQDLVAPLEVGAYLLAAIPQATLVTLPISGHCPHVSAPLETLTVLQSFMAA
- a CDS encoding M28 family metallopeptidase, whose product is MKVLPLITLVGVSLAAAAPALAQQGTKADPAVLAKIKDEGLNRSKVMETAFYLTDVCGPRLAGSEGLSRAHAWTKKQLTDWGLTNAEVEPWGTFGRGWDIEKSYVAMTAPYYHTLIGAPKAWTPGTNGALKKQVVVVKARNVAGLDEYKGRLKDKIVLLEVANPPQPNFEPDARRHTDEALQKMADYKPEGPLTATPQQQQATKQRQELSAMRARMADMFVSEGAAAILSSRGGSDGTFFTSNGAPYAADAKPVLPELEMAPEDQLRLIRLADAGIPVEIELETRTKFQTQDLKGYNVVAEIPGTDKKLKSEVVMLGGHLDSWHAATGATDNAAGCAIMMEAVRILKASGVQPRRTIRIALWGEEEQGLFGSRNYVKNHFADPATMKLLPAHEKLAAYFNLDNGAGKIRGVYAQGNEGVVPIFQDWLKPFADMGATTVTLRNTGGTDHLSFDAVGLPGFQFIQDPLDYGTRTHHTNMDTYERLPADDLKQASVLVASFVYQAAMRDQKLPRKPLPAAKPENKS
- a CDS encoding dienelactone hydrolase family protein, with protein sequence MDQRIINLFDEYTHAPLSRKEFMERLLKLTGGTALAAAALAALEPGYAQAASIPQKNDELLMEDVTWPGADGVTMKGYLVHPKSKKKRGAVVVIHENRGLTPHIKDVTRRVAAAGYLALGVDALSGFGGTPANEDEGRALIGKLDPKQNLQNYLTGLAYLRRHPESNGRTGCMGFCWGGAMANKLAIADPALNAAVAYYGTQPPVSDVPSIKARLLLHYAGLDERVNAGKDAYAAALTAAGIKFDQYVYEGVNHAFNNDSSPARYNAEAAKLAWDRTLKLFKETLS